One stretch of Anguilla anguilla isolate fAngAng1 chromosome 5, fAngAng1.pri, whole genome shotgun sequence DNA includes these proteins:
- the LOC118227528 gene encoding leukotriene B4 receptor 1-like, giving the protein MEQLNTSSHNSTSWDTKDVATSMVLGLCCLVGIPGNLLIVVAISRHLRRASLMVKLMLNLALTDILSLLMLPLWIVALLGGWPYGHAACKILSYAIHCSLYASVLTVTLMSIHRYLKVLHPSWKTELHLGGRGDKVLLASIWVLACFLAIPAPIFRKVKVTTSGRTACKPHYDSIPEEAAMLLLETLMVFLVPGAILTTSYFCIIHRVGRSPFHSSHRLNQLVTWVIAAFFLFWAPYHALNLVQAAAVFAEGAGAGVDVGSGLREATRQGQNVAGALTFLNSSLNPFLYAFASRNLRNSSSVLKRVERICHCKSSDTPELGCRKASRATPSIDATPATATEPYPRQPAPCPSSELKPRCVPDTQKSSL; this is encoded by the coding sequence ATGGAGCAACTCAACACCTCCAGCCACAATTCCACTTCCTGGGATACCAAGGACGTAGCCACCAGCATGGTCCTGGGATTGTGCTGTTTGGTGGGCATCCCTGGAAACCTTCTGATCGTCGTGGCGATAAGCCGCCACCTTCGCAGGGCCTCCCTGATGGTGAAGCTAATGCTCAACTTGGCCCTGACTGACATCTTGTCCCTGCTGATGCTGCCCTTGTGGATAGTTGCCCTGCTGGGAGGCTGGCCGTACGGACATGCTGCTTGCAAGATCCTTTCCTACGCTATCCACTGTAGCCTGTATGCCAGCGTGCTGACCGTCACCCTGATGAGCATCCATCGCTACCTGAAGGTTCTGCACCCGTCCTGGAAGACCGAGCTccacctgggggggaggggcgacaAGGTTCTGCTGGCCTCCATATGGGTCCTGGCATGCTTTCTGGCAATTCCAGCGCCCATTTTCCGGAAGGTGAAGGTGACCACGAGTGGGAGAACAGCCTGCAAGCCTCACTATGACTCAATTCCGGAGGAGGCTGCCATGCTCCTTCTGGAGACCCTGATGGTCTTCCTGGTCCCCGGTGCCATCCTCACCACCTCCTACTTCTGCATCATCCACAGGGTGGGCCGCTCCCCCTTCCACTCTAGCCACAGGCTTAACCAGCTGGTCACCTGGGTGATAGCGGCCTTCTTCTTATTCTGGGCCCCCTATCACGCCTTGAATCTGGTGCAAGCAGCGGCTGTATttgcagagggggcgggggcaggggtggaTGTAGGGTCGGGGCTGCGGGAGGCAACCAGGCAGGGCCAAAATGTGGCGGGAGCCCTCACTTTCCTGAACAGCAGCCTGAACCCCTTCCTGTACGCCTTCGCCTCTCGCAACCTACGGAATAGCAGCAGCGTCTTGAAGAGGGTGGAGCGTATCTGCCACTGCAAGTCCTCCGACACACCCGAACTGGGCTGCAGGAAGGCCTCGCGGGCCACCCCGTCCATCGACGCCACCCCCGCCACAGCGACCGAGCCGTATCCCAGGCAGCCAGCCCCATGTCCTTCATCTGAGCTCAAACCCAGGTGTGTTCCAGACACCCAAAAATCCTCTCTTTAA
- the LOC118228238 gene encoding leukotriene B4 receptor 1-like, with the protein MRVDGFLVCISFENTSIFVFGFRKTSILFPHSETVQISLFTMQHLNTSSSNSTFWNIDQVAPSVVLGLCCLMGVPGNIAVIVVIVRRYKSENFTLKLMLNLAVSDLLSLITLPMWIYALLYGWVFQCLTCKLITYFIYCNLYSNLLTVTLMSVQRYLAVLYPQYWARLRGMGERVLLVTLWGLSGVLASPMIVNRDVVVLKDKGQYSCIRKFRSDGEAVAVLLMETLLGFVVPFSILVTSYFCLHKKVNQTAFFRNQRMTRLVTSIVVTFFILRSPFHVINVLEISSIMLKSRSLLKFSEVAQNLTGALTFINNCVDPFLYAFSSRNLKIPSHQETSEMSPPGMS; encoded by the coding sequence ATGCGTGTGGATGGATTTCTTGTTTGCATCTCTTTTGAAAACAcaagcatatttgtttttggctTCCGTAAAACTAgtattttatttcctcattCAGAAACTGTTCAGATCTCCCTCTTCACCATGCAGCATCTCAACACCTCCAGCTCCAACTCCACCTTCTGGAATATTGACCAAGTGGCCCCCAGTGTGGTCCTGGGGCTGTGCTGTCTGATGGGCGTCCCTGGCAACATTGCGGTCATCGTGGTGATAGTGCGCAGGTACAAGAGTGAGAATTTCACCCTGAAGCTGATGCTGAACCTGGCGGTCTCTGATCTTTTGTCCCTCATCACACTACCGATGTGGATCTATGCCTTGCTATACGGCTGGGTGTTTCAATGCTTGACCTGCAAGTTAATAACTTACTTTATCTACTGTAATTTATACTCAAACCTGCTGACAGTCACCCTGATGAGCGTGCAGCGCTACCTGGCTGTGCTGTACCCTCAGTACTGGGCGAGGCTGCGTGGGATGGGTGAGAGGGTTCTGCTGGTCACCCTGTGGGGGCTGTCAGGTGTTCTTGCCTCCCCCATGATCGTGAATCGGGATGTGGTTGTACTCAAGGACAAAGGTCAGTACAGTTGTATTAGGAAGTTCAGGTCAGACGGGGAGGCAGTGGCCGTTCTGCTCATGGAGACTCTGCTGGGGTTTGTTGTCCCTTTCTCCATCCTGGTCACCTCTTACTTCTGCCTCCACAAGAAAGTGAACCAGACCGCCTTCTTCAGAAACCAGAGGATGACCAGGCTTGTGACCAGCATCGTGGTCACCTTCTTCATCTTACGGAGTCCCTTTCATGTCATCAATGTGCTGGAAATATCCTCGATCATGCTAAAATCCAGAAGTCTGCTTAAATTCTCTGAGGTTGCTCAGAACCTTACTGGAGCTCTCACCTTCATCAACAACTGTGTGGACCCCTTCCTCTATGCCTTCAGCTCACGAAATCTCAAGATTCCCAGTCATCAGGAAACATCAGAAATGTCTCCACCAGGAATGTCTTAA
- the LOC118227015 gene encoding leukotriene B4 receptor 1-like, with the protein MNISLKMSLLNVSDPNLDSVNSDLVAPSAVMGLCCVIGVSGNIAVVSVILCNRKSGDLNFTLKLMLNLAFSDILSLLTLPMWIYTWLYGWSFGLGMCKLVSYVVIGSLYVSVLTVTLMSVQRYLAVLYSQDWARLRRTGKRLLLVALWVLAGVLASPAIVLGDVVGEEMQCRWHYRSDAEEVATLLMETLLGFVVPFSILLTSYFCLHKKVNQTAFFSSQRMTWLVTSIVVTFFIFWCPVHITNILKISAILLESESLKAFAKVSAGYTQALTFLNCCVNPFLYAFATRCRKESTEQSATSQAISMSTL; encoded by the coding sequence ATGAACATCAGTTTGAAGATGTCACTTCTCAACGTCTCCGACCCAAACCTTGACTCTGTCAACTCTGACCTCGTAGCCCCTAGCGCTGTTatggggctgtgctgtgtgattggaGTCTCTGGCAACATCGCAGTGGTTTCGGTGATACTGTGCAATCGCAAGAGTGGGGATTTAAACTTCACTCTGAAGCTGATGCTGAACCTGGCTTTCTCCGACATCCTGTCCCTCCTCACGCTGCCCATGTGGATTTACACCTGGCTGTATGGCTGGAGCTTTGGCCTCGGTATGTGCAAACTGGTCTCCTATGTGGTCATCGGCAGCTTGTACGTCAGTGTGCTGACGGTCACCCTGATGAGCGTGCAGCGCTACCTGGCTGTGCTGTACTCTCAGGACTGGGCGAGGCTGCGTAGGACAGGTAAGAGGCTCCTCCTGGTTGCCTTGTGGGTGCTGGCGGGAGTCCTCGCCTCACCAGCGATCGTTCTGGGGGACGTGGTCGGTGAAGAGATGCAATGCAGATGGCACTACAGATCGGACGCAGAGGAAGTGGCCACCTTGCTCATGGAGACCCTGCTGGGGTTTGTCGTCCCTTTCTCCATCCTGCTCACCTCTTACTTCTGCCTCCACAAGAAAGTGAACCAGACCGCCTTCTTCAGCAGCCAGAGGATGACCTGGCTGGTGACCAGCATCGTGGTCACCTTCTTCATCTTCTGGTGCCCCGTTCACATCACCAACATCCTGAAAATCTCTGCAATCTTGCTCGAATCCGAAAGTCTTAAGGCGTTTGCGAAGGTCAGCGCGGGCTACACCCAGGCTCTGACCTTCCTCAACTGCTGTGTGAATCCCTTTCTCTATGCCTTTGCTACCCGCTGCCGTAAGGAGAGCACAGAGCAGTCTGCAACATCACAGGCCATTTCAATGTCCACTTTATAA
- the LOC118228118 gene encoding leukotriene B4 receptor 1-like: protein MQYLNITSSSSNSTLSWNIDQVAPSVVMGLCCLVGVPGNIAVVVVIVRRYKSQNFTLKLMLNLAVSDLLSLITLPVWIYTWLHGWVFQRLACKLITYFLYCNLYSNLLTVTLMSVQRYLAVLYPQYWARVRGMGERVLLVTLWGLSGVLASPMIVIRDVVVLKDKGQYSCIRKYRSDGEAVAVLFMETLLGFVVPFSILVTSYFCLHKKVNQTAFFRSQKMARLVTSIVVTFFIFWSPFHVINILKISSIVLKSRTLLKFSEAAWYITGALTFINSCVDPFLYAFSSRKLRQDAQSPGNTVDVSNTNV, encoded by the coding sequence ATGCAGTATCTCAATAtcaccagctccagctccaacTCCACCTTGTCCTGGAATATTGACCAAGTGGCCCCCAGTGTGGTCATGGGGCTGTGCTGTCTGGTGGGCGTCCCTGGCAACATTGCGGTCGTCGTGGTGATAGTACGCAGgtacaagagtcagaattttaCTCTGAAGCTGATGCTGAACTTGGCAGTCTCTGATCTCTTGTCCCTCATCACACTACCGGTGTGGATCTACACTTGGCTGCATGGCTGGGTGTTTCAACGCTTGGCCTGCAAGTTAATAACTTATTTTCTCTACTGTAATTTATACTCAAACCTGCTGACAGTCACCCTGATGAGCGTGCAGCGCTACCTGGCTGTGCTGTACCCTCAGTACTGGGCGAGGGTGCGTGGGATGGGTGAGAGGGTTCTGCTGGTCACCCTGTGGGGGCTGTCTGGTGTTCTTGCCTCCCCCATGATCGTGATTCGGGATGTGGTTGTACTCAAGGACAAAGGTCAGTACAGTTGCATTAGGAAGTACAGGTCCGACGGGGAGGCAGTGGCCGTTCTGTTCATGGAGACTCTGCTGGGGTTTGTTGTCCCTTTCTCCATCCTGGTCACCTCTTACTTCTGCCTCCACAAGAAAGTGAACCAGACCGCCTTCTTCAGAAGCCAGAAGATGGccaggctggtgaccagcatcGTGGTCACCTTCTTCATCTTCTGGAGTCCCTTTCATGTCATCAACATACTAAAAATATCATCGATTGTACTTAAATCCAGAACTCTGCTAAAATTCTCTGAGGCTGCTTGGTACATTACTGGAGCTCTAACCTTCATTAACAGCTGTGTGGACCCCTTCCTCTATGCCTTCAGCTCACGAAAACTCCGACAAGATGCCCAGTCACCAGGAAACACCGTGGATGTCTCCAACACGAATGTCTAA